A single Blastopirellula retiformator DNA region contains:
- a CDS encoding threonine aldolase family protein produces MIDLRSDTVTQPTPAMREAMANAEVGDAVIDVDPTVDRLERLTAELLGKEAAVYMPSGSMTNQIAIRIHCKPGDEFICEAGCHVYNYEQAAFAQLSGVATRTIEGEYGVLKPEQLHDGLIRPENDHMVRTRLVCLENTHNRGAGKVQPYEYVKQICSWAHAAGLITHLDGARLFNAVAATGVSLADWCQHFDTVSVCFSKGLGAPVGSCLAGPADRMREARRHRKLFGGGMRQAGIIAAGALYGLLHNRDQLVEDHQHAQILAAAIGESAHLSLTPETVDTNIVIFQVDPKIGTAAQFVSQLKEAGVAMLPVSAQEVRAVTHLDVTRPQIEEAATILKKLGS; encoded by the coding sequence ATGATCGACCTCCGCAGCGACACCGTCACCCAACCGACACCCGCCATGCGCGAGGCGATGGCCAACGCTGAAGTGGGAGACGCCGTGATCGACGTTGATCCGACCGTCGATCGGCTCGAGCGGCTGACCGCCGAGTTGCTCGGCAAAGAGGCGGCCGTCTACATGCCCTCAGGCAGCATGACCAACCAGATCGCGATCCGCATCCACTGCAAGCCGGGGGACGAGTTCATCTGCGAAGCCGGCTGCCACGTTTACAACTACGAGCAAGCCGCCTTCGCCCAGCTGAGCGGCGTCGCCACCCGGACGATTGAAGGGGAATACGGCGTCCTGAAACCGGAGCAACTGCACGACGGTTTGATCCGTCCCGAGAACGACCACATGGTCCGCACGCGGTTGGTCTGTCTCGAAAACACGCACAACCGGGGCGCCGGCAAGGTTCAGCCGTACGAATATGTCAAGCAGATTTGCAGTTGGGCCCATGCCGCCGGGCTGATCACCCACCTGGATGGGGCTCGGTTGTTTAACGCCGTTGCGGCCACCGGCGTCTCGCTGGCCGATTGGTGCCAACATTTTGATACGGTCAGCGTCTGCTTCAGCAAAGGGCTGGGGGCGCCGGTTGGCTCTTGCCTAGCCGGTCCGGCCGATAGGATGCGCGAAGCCCGCCGCCATCGCAAACTGTTTGGCGGCGGCATGCGTCAGGCCGGCATCATCGCCGCCGGGGCGCTCTACGGACTACTGCACAACCGCGATCAGCTGGTCGAAGATCATCAGCACGCCCAAATCTTGGCCGCCGCGATTGGCGAGTCGGCCCATCTGTCGCTGACCCCCGAGACGGTCGATACCAATATCGTCATCTTTCAGGTCGATCCAAAAATCGGCACGGCGGCCCAATTCGTCTCCCAGCTGAAAGAAGCAGGCGTCGCCATGCTGCCGGTCAGCGCACAGGAAGTGCGAGCGGTGACCCATCTCGATGTCACTCGCCCCCAGATCGAAGAAGCGGCGACGATCTTAAAAAAGCTAGGAAGTTGA